One genomic region from Tripterygium wilfordii isolate XIE 37 chromosome 20, ASM1340144v1, whole genome shotgun sequence encodes:
- the LOC119987277 gene encoding uncharacterized protein LOC119987277 → MAPGSVLLEILQRPTIGDVLSDLMIFMAPLWIAVIVGVLVGWTWKPTWANLGREMLNSFISNASRGTASSSSGSPMGFGCFSMFKSLKFQLPGYIPWTSADEVPKEDFSVPPTDLSECSESSSDLKKEKPGLVNGDDLEHLCKLVEVKDGGPAWIRMMDSSTPTMTYQAWRRDPETGPPQYRSSTIFENATPEMVRDFFWDDEFRLKWDDMIVSAETLEECPSTGNMVVQWVRKFPFFCSDREYIIGRRIWESGHLYYCVTKGVPSSTVPRRDKPRRVDLYYSSWCVRAVESKRGNGQLTACEVLLFHHEDMGIPWEIAKIGVRHGMWGAVKKIDRGFRAYQKERASGAPPSHCAFMAQINTKVSADNLRSLESDSSGSSDDVVKDLSEKPSGQNIPKLLVVGGALVLACSLDRGLLSKAVIFGVARRFANIGKRL, encoded by the exons ATGGCTCCGGGTTCTGTTCTTCTGGAGATTTTGCAGAGACCTACAATTGGGGATGTTTTGAGTGATCTAATGATATTTATGGCTCCTTTATGGATTGCGGTTATTGTTGGTGTTCTTGTTGGGTGGACGTGGAAGCCGACATGGGCCAATTTAGGTCGGGAAATGTTGAATTCTTTCATCTCGAATGCGTCTAGAGGGACTGCGTCGTCTTCTTCGGGAAGTCCAATGGGCTTTGGCTGCTTTTCGATGTTCAAATCATTGAAGTTTCAGTTACCAGGTTACATTCCCTGGACGTCAGCTGACGAGGTTCCGAAGGAGGATTTCTCTGTGCCACCTACCGACCTATCCGAATGCAG TGAGAGTTCATCCGACCTCAAAAAGGAAAAACCAGGACTTGTGAATGGAGATGATTTAGAGCATTTATGTAAGCTTGTAGAAGTTAAAGATGGAGGTCCTGCTTGGATTCGTATGATGGATAGTTCTACCCCGACCATGACCTATCAAGCCTGGCGGAGAGATCCTGAG ACTGGTCCTCCACAATATCGTAGTAGTACTATCTTTGAGAATGCTACCCCAGAGATGGTGAGGGATTTCTTTTGGGATGACGAGTTTAGATTGAAATGGGATGACATGATTGTCTCTGCTGAAACTTTGGAGGAGTGCCCCAGTACAGGAAACATGGTGGTCCAGTGGGTTCGCAAG TTTCCCTTCTTTTGTAGCGACAGAGAATACATTATCGGGCGCAGAATTTGGGAATCAGGACACTTGTACTATTGTGTCACCAAG GGAGTACCCTCCTCCACTGTGCCTAGACGCGACAAACCAAGACgtgttgatttgtattattCAAGTTGGTGTGTCCGTGCAG TTGAATCAAAAAGGGGGAATGGCCAGCTTACTGCCTGTGAGGTGTTACTGTTCCATCATGAAGACATGGGTATACCTTGGGAAATTGCTAAAATCGGAGTGCGGCACGGTATGTGGGGAGCTGTGAAAAAGATTGACCGTGGCTTTCGTGCATATCAGAAGGAGAGAGCATCAGGTGCCCCACCCTCGCACTGTGCTTTCATGGCTCAAATCAACACTAAAGTGAGTGCAGACAACTTGAGATCCTTGGAGAGTGATTCAAGTGGTTCATCAGATGATGTAGTGAAGGATTTGTCTGAGAAACCATCGGGACAGAACATACCTAAGCTGTTAGTTGTGGGTGGTGCACTGGTCCTTGCTTGTAGTCTCGACCGGGGGCTCTTGAGCAAAGCAGTTATATTCGGAGTAGCCCGAAGATTTGCAAATATTGGAAAGAGATTGTAA
- the LOC119987561 gene encoding glucan endo-1,3-beta-glucosidase 11-like produces the protein MEINRFFYCSSMAVLLISGFMFPVMVGSLGINYGQVGNNLPTPETVVPLVKAIGATKVKLYDTNPRILKAFANTGVEFIVMLPNECLSAMRDPKEAQDWVKQNVQAYLPATKITCISAGNEILTYNDTSLSNHLLPAMQSMQSALVTLGLDKQVTITTTHSLAILETSYPPSAGAVRRDLVGPVTKILDFHLKTGSPFLINAYPYFAYKNNPKQVSLDFVLFQPNQGVLDPTSNLHYDNMLFAQIDAVYSALASLGYKNLTVDISETGWPSKGDEDEAGATPEYAKKYNGNLLKVISQKKGTPMKPDCDLNIYVFALFNENMKPGPTSERNYGLFKPDGTPVYNLGISTASVVSSNTSTGGSSGGNGGGGGGGVNVNSGTPQPPNGYLSITSDSEKCGPVASLLFLISCWTLCLVCLPFWGVLSI, from the exons ATGGAGATCAATAGATTCTTCTACTGTTCTTCAATGGCGGTTCTGTTAATCTCAG GATTCATGTTTCCGGTGATGGTTGGTTCGCTTGGTATCAACTATGGACAAGTTGGGAACAATCTGCCGACGCCGGAGACTGTTGTGCCTCTGGTGAAAGCAATCGGAGCGACGAAGGTCAAGCTCTACGACACGAATCCACGAATACTGAAAGCTTTTGCGAATACTGGAGTGGAGTTCATCGTAATGCTTCCGAATGAGTGCTTGTCCGCCATGAGAGATCCTAAGGAAGCTCAGGATTGGGTGAAGCAGAATGTTCAGGCGTACCTTCCGGCCACTAAAATCACCTGCATTTCCGCCGGAAACGAGATTCTCACCTACAATGACACCTCTCTCTCCAATCACCTCCTCCCGGCGATGCAGAGCATGCAGTCGGCGCTCGTGACTCTCGGACTGGACAAGCAGGTCACAATCACCACGACGCACTCATTGGCCATCCTGGAGACCTCGTATCCACCGTCTGCCGGCGCAGTCCGGCGAGATCTGGTCGGTCCCGTTACTAAAATCTTGGACTTCCATCTCAAAACAGGGTCTCCGTTTTTAATCAATGCGTATCCTTACTTCGCCTACAAGAACAATCCGAAGCAAGTCTCGCTCGATTTCGTCCTCTTTCAGCCAAATCAGGGAGTTCTCGATCCGACCTCGAATCTTCACTACGACAACATGCTGTTTGCCCAAATCGACGCCGTTTACTCTGCACTCGCTTCTTTAGGATACAAGAATCTCACCGTTGACATCTCTGAGACAGGATGGCCATCGAAAGGAGACGAGGACGAAGCCGGAGCGACACCAGAGTATGCGAAGAAGTACAATGGGAATCTACTCAAAGTCATCTCTCAAAAGAAGGGGACTCCGATGAAGCCCGACTGCGATTTGAACATCTATGTCTTTGCTCTGTTTAACGAGAACATGAAACCCGGTCCGACGTCGGAGAGGAATTATGGTTTGTTTAAGCCGGACGGAACTCCGGTTTATAACCTCGGAATCAGCACGGCCAGCGTTGTTAGTAGTAACACCAGTACCGGTGGTAGCAGTGGtggcaatggtggtggtggtggtggtggtgtcaATGTCAATTCCGGCACACCACAGCCGCCGAACGGTTATTTGTCCATTACTTCCGACTCT GAAAAATGTGGACCAGTGGCATCTTTGTTGTTCTTGATAAGCTGCTGGACCTTGTGCCTTGTTTGTTTGCCCTTTTGGGGGGTTTTGTCTATTTGA